Proteins encoded together in one Vitis vinifera cultivar Pinot Noir 40024 chromosome 4, ASM3070453v1 window:
- the LOC100249062 gene encoding endoglucanase 16, producing MRMCIRRTSPPIFISYLALFSPFFIPIINGGDFNYKEALTKSIIFLEAQRSGKLPPTSRLAWRGNSALDDGKLANVDLVGGYYDAGDNVKFGLPMAFTITTLSWAAIFYEAELGASEELENVRAAIKWGTDYFLKASSQKNRLYVQVGDPVEDHECWIRPENMETRRSVLVVDENRPGTEIAAETSAAMASSSIVFRGSDHLYSRRLLNKAKMLFQFATLFNGSYDGACPFYCSYSGYNDELLWAATWLYIATKRPKYLQYIEEESISENVNEFSWDLKYGGAQILLSKFYFEGEKSLEKFKNQADSFVCSVLPDSPSHHIHITPGGMVHVRDGANSQYVTSTALLFSIYSDLLAQFNQNVTCNNQQFYSTHLMAFAKQQMDYLLGENPEGRSYMVGFGNNPPTHAHHRGSSVPKLPENYTVNCGMSFVYWFHKNEPNPNMLTGAIVGGPDRNDTFLDLRWQSPMTEPCTYVNSLAVGVLAKLAAAHTL from the exons ATGAGAATGTGTATTAGACGAACATCTCCACCCATTTTCATATCATACTTGGCTCTTTTCTCCCCATTTTTCATACCCATTATTAATGGTGGGGACTTCAACTACAAAGAAGCTCTCACCAAGTCCATTATTTTCTTGGAGGCACAGAGGTCCGGAAAGCTTCCTCCAACCTCTAGGCTTGCATGGAGAGGAAACTCGGCTCTTGACGACGGAAAACTCGCAAAT gTGGACCTTGTGGGTGGATACTATGATGCGGGTGACAATGTGAAATTTGGGCTACCAATGGCTTTCACTATTACGACTTTATCGTGGGCAGCTATTTTTTATGAAGCGGAGTTAGGAGCAAGTGAAGAGCTTGAGAATGTCCGGGCCGCTATCAAGTGGGGCACTGACTATTTTCTCAAGGCATCTTCTCAAAAAAATCGGTTGTATGTGCAG GTGGGAGACCCCGTGGAAGATCACGAGTGTTGGATTAGGCCAGAGAACATGGAGACAAGGAGGAGTGTATTAGTGGTGGATGAGAACAGGCCTGGAACAGAGATTGCAGCTGAAACTTCCGCAGCCATGGCTTCTTCTTCCATCGTCTTTAGAGGCTCTGATCACCTCTACTCTCGTCGTCTCCTCAATAAAGCCAAAATg CTTTTCCAGTTTGCTACATTATTTAATGGAAGCTACGATGGAGCATGCCCCTTCTATTGCTCCTACTCGGGCTATAAT GATGAGTTACTATGGGCAGCAACATGGCTATACATTGCCACAAAGAGGCCAAAGTACTTGCAGTATATAGAAGAAGAATCCATCAGTGAAAATGTAAATGAGTTCAGCTGGGATCTTAAATATGGTGGAGCCCAAATCCTCTTATCTAAG TTTTATTTTGAAGGGGAGAAGAGTTTGGAGAAATTCAAGAACCAAGCAGATAGTTTTGTTTGCTCTGTGCTTCCTGATAGTCCCTCTCACCACATTCACATCACCCCAG GCGGCATGGTTCATGTAAGAGATGGTGCCAATAGCCAATATGTTACAAGCACAGCTCTCTTGTTCAGCATCTACAGTGATCTACTTGCCCAATTCAATCAAAATGTTACATGCAATAATCAGCAATTTTATTCGACTCACCTCATGGCCTTCGCGAAACAACAG ATGGATTATCTACTAGGAGAAAACCCAGAAGGAAGATCGTACATGGTGGGCTTCGGAAACAATCCACCCACGCACGCACACCATAGAGGGTCTTCAGTTCCAAAACTGCCTGAAAACTACACAGTAAACTGTGGAATGAGCTTCGTCTACTGGTTCCATAAAAATGAACCAAACCCTAATATGCTCACCGGCGCCATTGTTGGTGGCCCTGACCGCAACGACACCTTCCTTGACCTGCGTTGGCAATCTCCCATGACCGAGCCATGCACCTATGTCAACTCCCTTGCAGTCGGTGTTCTAGCAAAGTTAGCTGCTGCCCACACTCTTTAG
- the LOC100243909 gene encoding endoglucanase 16 → MGMFVRASAAIAVAWLALFEGFFGLVNGSDINYKDALTKSLIFLEAQRSGKLPANNRLPWRGDSALEDGKLVNADLVGGYYDAGDNVKYGLPMAFTVTTLSWSAIFYESELKATGELENMRDAIKWGTDYFLKAYPRKNRLYVQVGDPVQDHQCWMRPENMETPRTVLMIDDKMPGTEIAAETSAAMASSSIVFRGVDRAYARRLLNKAKLLFEFAKAHKGTYDGECPFYCSFSGYNDELLWAATWLYIATRKPKYLKYIQEESISASVAEFSWDLKYAGAQILLSKFYFEGEKGLETFKNQADSFICSVLPDSPYHQIYLTPGGMVHLRDGANTQYVTGTAHLFAVYSNILAQFNQKVVCGGQQFDHTHLMAFAKQQMDYLLGKNPEGRSYMVGFGNNPPTQAHHRGASVPKLPQGSTVSCAMSFVYWFNKNDANPNELTGAILGGPDRNDNFDDKRWDSSKTEPCTYVNSLAVGVLSHLAMHNA, encoded by the exons ATGGGGATGTTTGTGAGAGCATCTGCAGCCATTGCTGTGGCATGGTTGGCTTTGTTTGAAGGATTTTTCGGGTTAGTTAATGGCAGTGATATTAACTACAAGGATGCTCTGACCAAGTCCCTTATTTTCCTCGAGGCACAGAGATCAGGGAAGCTTCCTGCCAATAATAGGCTACCTTGGAGAGGAGACTCGGCCCTTGAGGATGGAAAACTCGTAAAT GCGGATCTTGTTGGAGGATATTATGATGCAGGAGACAATGTGAAGTATGGGCTTCCCATGGCTTTCACTGTTACCACTCTTTCATGGTCAGCTATCTTTTATGAATCAGAGTTGAAAGCAACTGGTGAGCTTGAAAATATGAGAGATGCGATCAAGTGGGGCACAGATTATTTTCTCAAAGCGTATCCTCGGAAAAATAGATTGTATGTGCAG GTGGGAGACCCGGTACAAGATCATCAATGTTGGATGAGACCCGAAAACATGGAGACGCCAAGGACAGTGTTGATGATAGATGATAAAATGCCTGGAACAGAGATTGCAGCTGAAACTTCTGCTGCCATGGCTTCTTCTTCTATTGTATTTAGAGGTGTTGATCGTGCCTATGCTCGTAGGCTCCTCAACAAAGCCAAACTG CTTTTTGAGTTTGCCAAAGCACATAAAGGAACTTATGATGGAGAATGCCCTTTCTATTGCTCCTTCTCAGGCTACAAT GATGAGCTATTGTGGGCAGCAACATGGCTATACATTGCCACAAGGAAGCCAAAATACTTGAAATACATACAGGAAGAATCCATAAGTGCAAGTGTAGCTGAGTTTAGTTGGGACCTTAAGTATGCTGGAGCCCAAATCCTCCTCTCTAAG TTTTATTTTGAAGGGGAGAAGGGCTTAGAGACATTCAAGAACCAAGCTGACAGTTTCATATGTTCAGTGCTTCCTGATAGCCCCTACCACCAGATTTACCTCACTCCAG GTGGCATGGTACATTTGAGAGATGGTGCCAACACCCAGTATGTTACGGGGACAGCCCATTTGTTTGCTGTGTACAGCAATATACTTGCTCAATTCAACCAGAAGGTTGTATGCGGTGGTCAACAATTTGACCATACTCACCTCATGGCCTTTGCCAAACAACAG ATGGATTATTTACTAGGAAAAAACCCGGAAGGAAGATCATACATGGTTGGATTTGGAAACAACCCCCCAACACAAGCACACCATAGGGGAGCCTCAGTTCCAAAACTGCCTCAAGGCTCCACAGTGAGTTGTGCCATGAGCTTTGTGTATTGGTTCAATAAGAACGACGCAAACCCTAACGAGCTAACGGGTGCCATTCTCGGTGGCCCCGACCGCAACGATAACTTCGACGATAAACGTTGGGACTCATCCAAGACCGAGCCATGCACGTACGTGAATTCGCTTGCGGTTGGTGTGCTATCACACTTGGCCATGCACAACGCTTAA
- the LOC100266232 gene encoding fatty-acid-binding protein 2, producing MRNIWLFFMDFDGGSPYIDPTESISNSFGGHLLSHVTSFVDNSVYGSRRIYAPGSAALQEAFDCISKFAGAVLLQLSSGSNSNIRHRSSGDPHVSKPKNWKSCAKVDPTCSCKHNLTGFCFSSRSKGKASGRLPFDEVSNFTIRQFCREVQGLESIPVFTLAAALVPPLDNLTPKVMAVPLEDTGVRSCEIEHQRSSHFSFPDLNWTRHAVEPRTGIEFPTILDNILVGENNSSLTSEVLVGTGSRTMKIIKIKSLKVYAFGFYVHPLLICEKLGPKYASIPVDELNKRQDFYEDLLREDINMTVRLVVNCNGMKINTVRDAFEKSLRNRLLKTNPDTDYQCLTTFGSYFTQDIPLPAGTTIDFRRTADGQLITEIGGRTIGVVHSKDLCRAFFDMYIGDVPVSHQTKEEIGRNVANIIRRC from the exons ATGCGGAATATTTGGTTGTTCTTCATGGATTTTGATGGGGGTTCTCCATATATTGATCCCACTGAGTCCATATCAAATAGTTTTGGGGGTCACTTGCTTTCCCATGTTACTTCATTTGTGGACAACTCTGTTTATGGGTCTAGACGCATATATGCCCCCGGCAGTGCAGCTCTTCAAGAAGCATTTGACTGCATCTCAAAATTTGCTGGTGCAGTACTTCTGCAGCTCTCTAGTGGGTCAAATTCCAATATAAGGCACAGGTCGTCGGGTGATCCACACGTTTCAAAACCTAAAAACTGGAAATCCTGTGCAAAAGTGGATCCAACTTGTTCTTGTAAGCATAATCTTACTGGATTTTGCTTCAGTTCTAGGTCAAAAGGAAAAGCCTCTGGCCGGTTGCCTTTTGATGAAGTTTCAAATTTCACAATTAGACAGTTCTGTAGAGAAGTTCAAGGGCTTGAATCAATTCCTGTCTTCACATTAGCAGCTGCTTTGGTACCGCCATTAGACAATTT AACTCCCAAAGTAATGGCTGTTCCACTGGAGGATACTGGTGTAAGGTCCTGTGAGATTGAGCACCAGAGgtcttctcatttttcttttcccgaTTTAAACTGGACAAGACATGCAGTTGAGCCCAGGACTGGCATTGAGTTCCCTACAATTTTGGACAACATTTTAGTTGGAGAAAATAATTCCAGTTTAACTTCAGAG GTCCTTGTAGGAACTGGATCCCGaactatgaaaataataaaaatcaagtcTCTGAAGGTTTATGCTTTTGGTTTTT ATGTTCATCCTTTATTGATTTGTGAGAAGTTGGGTCCAAAGTATGCTTCTATTCCAGTGGATGAATTGAATAAACGACAGGATTTTTATGAGGATCTTCTCAG GGAGGATATTAACATGACTGTTAGGCTTGTGGTTAATTGCAATGGGATGAAAATCAACACTGTGAGAGA TGCTTTTGAGAAATCCCTTCGAAACCGATTATTGAAg ACAAACCCAGACACCGATTACCAGTGCCTGACAACATTTGGATCTTATTTCACACAAGATATCCCATTACCTGCG gGGACAACAATTGATTTCCGACGAACAGCTGATGGACAACTAATCACTGAAA TCGGAGGCAGAACGATTGGAGTAGTTCATAGCAAAGATCTTTGTA GGGCCTTCTTTGACATGTACATCGGAGATGTTCCCGTGTCACaccaaacaaaagaagagaTCGGTAGAAACGTTGCTAATATCATAAGGAGATGCTAA